The proteins below come from a single Fusobacterium varium genomic window:
- a CDS encoding HU family DNA-binding protein: protein MNKKDFILRYMEKSGGLLEFKEAQEDINILFITLKNVLMAQGKVSFFGKGTFELIEKKEKNIGNPRDNGIIKLPPEKTIKFRASPNLNKLFNKEK, encoded by the coding sequence ATGAATAAGAAAGATTTTATCTTAAGATACATGGAAAAAAGTGGTGGGTTACTTGAATTTAAAGAGGCTCAAGAAGATATTAATATTCTCTTTATTACATTAAAAAATGTTTTAATGGCACAAGGAAAAGTTTCTTTTTTTGGAAAAGGAACTTTTGAATTAATTGAAAAGAAAGAAAAAAATATTGGAAATCCTAGAGATAATGGAATTATTAAATTACCTCCAGAAAAAACCATTAAATTTAGAGCTTCTCCTAATTTAAATAAGTTATTTAACAAGGAGAAATAA
- a CDS encoding HU family DNA-binding protein, whose product MKETDFILLYKINRKSRSIYEAKKKINLFWETLAETLQEDDQVNFRYVGKFLVKRNKPRRYSSPYSQQIGYTNGTCIVKFKVGDSLKKCLNGVKNNE is encoded by the coding sequence TTGAAAGAAACTGACTTCATACTTTTATATAAAATAAATAGAAAGTCAAGAAGTATTTATGAAGCCAAGAAAAAAATCAATTTATTTTGGGAAACTTTAGCTGAAACTTTACAAGAGGATGATCAAGTAAACTTTAGATATGTTGGAAAATTTCTTGTAAAAAGAAATAAACCACGAAGATACTCATCACCTTATTCACAACAAATAGGTTATACAAATGGTACATGTATTGTAAAATTTAAAGTTGGAGATTCTTTAAAGAAATGTTTAAATGGGGTGAAAAATAATGAATAA
- a CDS encoding HlyC/CorC family transporter encodes MNIFFRIVFIFILVLMSVFLSMSEISLASARKMKLQVMIEEGNENAAKVLEIQQMSGNFFTVVQIGINAIAIMGGILGDNIATPWVKNFVITWLPFLSAKAEMIGSFVSFFIITGLFIEFADLIPKRLSMVSPEKIAVNIIKPMLFLICIFKPLILIFNGIASFIFKIFKVPQTRNDIITYDDIFAVVDAGAEAGVVQKKEHSLIENIFELDTRWVSSIMTTRDEIIYLTVEEGEESIKDKIANYPHSKFLVCQNEIDSLIGYVDSKDILPRILKGEISGLHDIQEITNTSLLIIPNTLTLSEALDRFNEARDDFAIILNEYGHVVGLVTLNDVVNTLMGDIVYQDQDEQQIICRGEGSWLIDGVTPIEDVKKVLEIEKFPEEDTYETIAGFMMYMLKSIPKKAAKVEFENYTFEVVDVDNFKVDQLLVNRVNIPELPKEI; translated from the coding sequence ATGAATATTTTTTTTAGGATTGTCTTTATTTTTATTCTTGTATTAATGAGTGTTTTCTTATCTATGAGTGAAATTTCTTTAGCTTCTGCTAGAAAAATGAAACTTCAAGTGATGATTGAAGAGGGAAATGAAAATGCTGCTAAAGTTTTAGAGATTCAACAGATGTCTGGAAACTTTTTCACAGTAGTTCAAATTGGAATAAATGCTATTGCAATAATGGGTGGTATACTTGGAGATAATATAGCAACTCCTTGGGTTAAAAATTTTGTTATTACTTGGTTGCCTTTCCTTTCAGCAAAAGCAGAAATGATTGGAAGTTTTGTTTCTTTCTTTATTATTACTGGATTATTCATTGAGTTTGCTGATCTTATTCCAAAAAGATTATCAATGGTTTCACCTGAAAAAATTGCTGTAAACATTATAAAACCTATGCTATTTTTAATCTGTATCTTCAAACCACTAATTCTTATTTTCAATGGAATTGCCTCATTTATATTTAAAATTTTTAAAGTGCCTCAAACTAGAAATGATATTATAACATATGATGATATTTTTGCTGTTGTTGATGCTGGAGCTGAAGCAGGAGTCGTTCAAAAAAAGGAACACTCTTTAATTGAAAATATTTTTGAATTAGATACTAGATGGGTTTCTTCAATTATGACTACAAGAGATGAAATTATATATCTTACTGTTGAAGAGGGAGAGGAAAGTATAAAAGATAAGATAGCAAACTATCCTCATTCTAAATTCTTAGTTTGTCAAAACGAAATTGATTCTTTAATTGGATATGTTGATTCTAAAGATATTTTGCCTAGAATTTTAAAAGGTGAAATTAGTGGTTTACACGATATTCAAGAGATCACAAATACCTCTCTGTTGATTATTCCTAATACACTTACTCTTTCAGAAGCTTTAGATAGATTTAATGAAGCTAGAGATGATTTTGCTATTATTTTAAATGAATATGGACATGTAGTAGGATTGGTTACTCTTAATGACGTTGTAAATACTTTAATGGGAGATATCGTATATCAAGATCAAGATGAGCAACAAATTATTTGTAGAGGAGAAGGATCATGGTTAATTGATGGTGTCACTCCTATTGAAGATGTTAAAAAAGTTTTAGAAATAGAAAAATTTCCTGAAGAGGATACTTATGAAACTATTGCTGGATTTATGATGTACATGTTAAAAAGTATCCCTAAAAAAGCTGCTAAAGTTGAGTTTGAAAATTATACTTTTGAAGTTGTAGATGTTGACAATTTTAAAGTTGATCAACTTCTTGTAAATAGAGTAAATATTCCTGAACTTCCCAAAGAAATTTAA
- a CDS encoding TrmB family transcriptional regulator, with product MQDVIDKLMGFGFTKTEATVYVTLLKLGKMNGYKLAKELNISRSNVYQTLESLYKKGYVFMTPGDSKEYEAKDPEILFRELEVGFYENLEIAKKQLKNVKKAPKENYYLRIEGYDNILKTLQGIIKNAEKEIYMNIDFPLEIIESQLREAASKGVRIIIFSFNKLKEINVKGIEYYHKTDACEDYKHSKRIMIVVDLKKSFVVTNSREKITGTLTDNPEYIQIISEHIHSDIYMARLAELYEKSFEENISINSLHEKKNFIY from the coding sequence ATGCAAGATGTAATAGATAAACTAATGGGGTTTGGTTTTACTAAAACAGAAGCGACAGTTTATGTGACTCTTTTAAAACTTGGAAAGATGAATGGATATAAATTAGCTAAAGAACTTAATATTTCTCGTTCTAATGTTTATCAAACACTGGAGTCGTTATATAAAAAGGGATATGTATTTATGACTCCTGGAGATAGTAAAGAGTATGAAGCAAAAGATCCTGAGATATTATTTAGAGAGTTAGAAGTAGGATTTTATGAAAATTTAGAGATAGCTAAAAAACAATTAAAAAATGTAAAAAAAGCTCCTAAAGAAAATTATTATTTGAGAATAGAGGGTTATGATAATATTTTAAAAACTCTGCAAGGGATAATAAAAAATGCAGAGAAAGAAATTTATATGAATATAGATTTCCCATTGGAAATAATAGAAAGTCAGTTGAGAGAAGCTGCAAGTAAAGGAGTAAGAATAATTATCTTTTCTTTTAATAAATTGAAAGAGATAAATGTTAAAGGGATAGAATACTATCACAAAACAGACGCTTGTGAAGATTATAAACATTCAAAAAGAATAATGATTGTAGTAGATTTGAAAAAAAGTTTTGTTGTTACTAACTCTAGAGAAAAGATAACAGGAACTTTAACTGATAATCCAGAATATATTCAAATAATTTCTGAGCATATACATAGTGATATATATATGGCAAGGTTAGCAGAATTATATGAAAAATCATTTGAGGAAAATATATCAATAAATAGTTTACATGAAAAGAAAAATTTTATATATTAA
- the malQ gene encoding 4-alpha-glucanotransferase has product MFERSSGILMHISSLPSEYGIGDFGKKAYEFVDFLKKSEQKLWQVLPMGPTGYGDSPYQSFSTYAGNPYFIDIEDLYQLGYLDEDDLNYMKEINYSDNLDYEQLYERKTIVLKKAFEEFKKETRENIVDDFKKFKAENSWWLDNYSLYMSLKFKFDGKSWQDWSKDYKYRNVKKMLIDEEIKKNMDYFSFVQYTFYKQWFKLKEYANSNGIKIIGDIPIFVATDSADTWSNSEIFQFDKYKRPKRVAGCPPDYFSKDGQLWGNVLYDWKKLKESGYKWWVKRIEYSFKIYDVVRIDHFRGFEAYWSISAKDKTAVKGHWEKGPGIEFFRVLERRIGKKPIIAEDLGLLTDGVRKLLKRSEFPGMKILEFAFDSDDSDYLPHKYEKNSVAYTGTHDNNTVEGWYKGISPETKFYCDEYLKKYLVEKNCNYWDPINWRFINAIWASEANIAIVQMQDLLGIGEEGRMNAPSTLGKNWKWRMQSHELTEEIAENLKNVTRKFYR; this is encoded by the coding sequence ATGTTTGAAAGAAGTAGTGGTATTTTAATGCATATAAGTTCCCTACCAAGTGAATATGGAATTGGGGATTTTGGAAAAAAGGCTTATGAATTTGTTGATTTTTTAAAGAAAAGTGAACAAAAATTATGGCAAGTTCTTCCAATGGGACCTACTGGATATGGAGATTCTCCATACCAATCTTTTTCAACATATGCAGGAAACCCATATTTTATAGATATAGAAGATCTTTATCAATTAGGATATTTAGATGAAGATGATTTAAATTATATGAAAGAGATAAATTATAGCGATAATCTTGACTATGAGCAATTATATGAAAGAAAAACAATAGTTCTAAAAAAAGCTTTTGAAGAATTTAAAAAAGAAACTAGAGAAAATATAGTTGATGATTTTAAAAAATTTAAAGCTGAGAATAGTTGGTGGCTAGATAATTATTCGCTATATATGTCTTTAAAATTTAAATTTGATGGTAAATCTTGGCAAGATTGGTCAAAGGATTATAAATATAGAAATGTAAAGAAAATGTTAATAGATGAAGAAATAAAGAAAAATATGGATTATTTTTCATTTGTGCAGTATACTTTCTATAAGCAATGGTTTAAGTTAAAAGAGTATGCTAATTCAAATGGTATAAAAATAATTGGAGATATTCCAATTTTTGTTGCCACAGATAGTGCAGATACTTGGTCAAATTCAGAAATATTTCAATTTGATAAGTATAAAAGACCTAAAAGAGTTGCTGGATGTCCACCAGATTATTTCAGTAAAGATGGACAATTATGGGGAAATGTTCTCTATGATTGGAAAAAATTAAAAGAAAGTGGTTATAAGTGGTGGGTAAAAAGAATAGAGTATAGTTTTAAAATATATGATGTAGTAAGAATAGATCACTTTAGAGGTTTTGAAGCTTATTGGAGTATTTCAGCTAAGGATAAAACAGCTGTAAAAGGACATTGGGAAAAAGGTCCAGGTATTGAATTCTTTAGAGTACTAGAAAGAAGAATAGGTAAAAAACCGATAATAGCTGAGGATTTAGGACTTCTTACAGATGGGGTAAGAAAACTTTTAAAAAGAAGTGAATTCCCAGGAATGAAAATTTTAGAATTTGCTTTTGATTCTGATGACAGTGATTATTTACCACATAAATATGAAAAAAATTCAGTAGCTTATACAGGGACTCATGATAATAACACAGTTGAAGGATGGTATAAAGGAATATCACCAGAAACAAAATTCTATTGCGATGAGTATTTAAAAAAATATTTAGTAGAGAAAAATTGCAATTATTGGGATCCTATAAATTGGAGATTTATAAATGCAATATGGGCTTCAGAGGCTAACATAGCAATTGTACAGATGCAAGATCTACTAGGAATAGGAGAAGAGGGAAGAATGAATGCGCCTTCAACTCTTGGTAAAAACTGGAAATGGAGAATGCAATCTCATGAACTAACAGAGGAGATTGCAGAAAATTTAAAGAACGTTACTAGAAAGTTTTACAGATAG